The following coding sequences lie in one Chionomys nivalis chromosome 8, mChiNiv1.1, whole genome shotgun sequence genomic window:
- the Ppp1r3c gene encoding protein phosphatase 1 regulatory subunit 3C, with protein sequence MSCTRMIHVLDPRPLTSPVMPMDVAMRICLAHSPPLKSFLGPYSDFQRRSFVNKLKPLKPCLNVKQEAKSQNEWKPPHDQAKKRVVFADSKGLSLTAIHVFSDLPEEPAWDLQFDLLDLNDISSSLKLHEEKNLVFDFPQPSSDYLSFRDRFHKNFVCLENCSLQERTVTGTVKVKNVSFEKKVQVRITFDTWKTYTDVDCVYMKNVYSSSDSDTFSFAIDLPRVIPTEEKIEFCISYHANGRVFWDNNEGQNYKIVHVQWKPDGVQTQMAPRDCAFQQVLPKAEVEPTVFGSPRLASGLFPEWQSWGGMANLASYR encoded by the exons ATGAGCTGCACCAG AATGATCCATGTGCTGGATCCACGTCCTCTGACAAGTCCAGTCATGCCAATGGATGTGGCCATGAGGATTTGCTTGGCTCATTCACCACCCCTGAAGAGTTTCCTGGGTCCTTACAGTGACTTTCAGCGAAGAAGTTTTGTGAATAAATTGAAGCCTTTGAAACCATGTCTCAACGTCAAGCAGGAAGCCAAATCACAGAATGAATGGAAGCCCCCGCATGACCAAGCCAAGAAGCGGGTTGTGTTTGCCGACTCCAAGGGGTTGTCACTCACTGCTATCCACGTCTTCTCTGACCTCCCAGAAGAACCTGCGTGGGACCTGCAGTTCGACCTCCTGGACCTTAACGATATCTCCTCCAGCTTAAAGCTTCACGAGGAGAAAAACCTGGTTTTCGATTTCCCCCAGCCTTCATCTGACTACTTAAGTTTCCGGGACCGCTTTCATAAGAACTTTGTCTGCCTAGAGAACTGCTCTTTGCAGGAGCGGACAGTGACCGGGACAGTCAAAGTGAAAAATGTGAGCTTTGAGAAGAAGGTTCAGGTCCGGATCACCTTTGACACTTGGAAGACCTACACGGATGTGGACTGTGTCTACATGAAGAATGTTTACAGCAGCTCTGACAGCGACACCTTCTCCTTTGCCATCGACTTACCCCGTGTCATTCCAACTGAGGAGAAAATCGAGTTTTGCATTTCCTACCACGCTAATGGGAGGGTCTTCTGGGACAACAATGAGGGTCAGAATTATAAGATCGTCCATGTACAATGGAAACCTGATGGGGTGCAGACACAGATGGCACCCCGAGACTGTGCATTCCAACAGGTGCTGCCTAAGGCGGAGGTAGAACCCACAGTCTTTGGCAGTCCGAGGCTTGCTAGTGGCCTCTTCCCAGagtggcagagctggggagggaTGGCTAACTTGGCCTCCTATCGATGA